CAGGCCGGCGGCAATGACATAGATGAGCGCGGCGATCCAGCCGATGGAGCGCGCCTGATCGAGCAGATAGGCATAGACCACGAGGGCAGGGGCGACACCGAAATTGACGATGTCGGCCAGACTATCCATCTGTTCGCCAAATTTGGAGGTCGCCTTCATCATCCGGGCGATGCGCCCGTCGATGCCGTCGAGGAAGGCGGCGAGCAGCACCATACCGACGGCCAGCTCAAAGCGGCCTTCGATGGCGAGACGCACGCCGCTCAGGCCCGCACAGATGGCCAGAACGGTGATGAGATTGGGTATCACGAGGCGGAAGGGAATTTCCCGCAGACGTGGACCCCGGCCGCTATCCTTACGGCCCTCCTGTTTTCCGTTCTGTTGCGGCTCGGCGATCGGCGTTTCCATGGCGCATGCCCTTCCTGATTGTCATCAGCCGCGGCGGCTGATGACCGGGCCTTTGGCGGAGCCGAATTCGGCAAGTACGGTTTCACCGGCAACGGCGGTCTGGCCGACGGAAACGCGTGGCTGGAAACCTTCCGGCAGGAAGATGTCGAGACGCGAACCGAAACGGATAAGGCCGAAACGCTCACCGGCATCAACTGGTTCATTCGGCTTGACCCAGCAGACGATACGGCGGGCAACCATGCCGGCGATCTGCACCACGCCGACCTTGCCATGCGCCGTCTCGATGACGAGGCCGTTACGCTCATTGTCTTCGGAAGCCTTGTCCACTTCCGCATTGAGGAAGAGGCCGGGGCGGTAAGCGACATTGACGATGCGGCCACGCACCGGCGCGCGGTTCACATGGCAGTTGAACACGTTCATGAATACCGAGATGCGTACCATCGGCTCCTTGCCGAGTTCCAGCTCCAGCGGCGGAACGACGGTCTGGACGGCGGAAACCTTGCCATCGGCGGGGCTGATGATCAGGTCGTCATCCTGTGGTGTGACGCGCTCGGGGTCGCGGAAGAAATAGGCGCACCAGGCCGTCAGTACGAGACCGACCCAGAATAGCGGTTCGGAAATCCAGCCGAGCACCAGCGATGCGACGAAGAAGGCGGCGACGAAGACGTAACCTTCCTTGTGGATCGGTACGATGGTGTTGCGAATGGTGTCGAACAGACTCATGAGATTCCTTGCTCCGGTTTCCGTTGTCGCGTCTATATGTGGTCGTGATACGACACGATCCACACGGCAATGCGACAAATTTTGCCTAGCTGGTTACAGCCAAACGACCCGCCCGGCAATGGCCCGGTGGATCTGCGCCCCCGGTTATCAGGGGTTTATGCCCGTCAATGCGCCGGTTCGCCGCGGTCCACGACGCCGAGATCGTCGGTTTCGCGAACATGGCGCAGCATCTCTTCCGCCCGGATGGCTTCGCGCTGGCGGCTCCACATCGAGGCGTAGAGGCCGTTCTGCGCCATCAGCGAGGCGTGTGTTCCACGCTCGGCGATCAGCCCTTCCTTCAGCACGATGATTTCGTCGGCGTGGATGACTGTGGAAAGACGATGGGCGATGACCAGCGTGGTCCGGTTTTTCGAGACGATGTCGAGCGCACTCTGGATCTCCTGCTCGGTATGCGTATCGAGCGCCGAAGTTGCCTCATCGAGAATGAGGATCGGCGGGGC
The Agrobacterium cucumeris DNA segment above includes these coding regions:
- a CDS encoding phosphatidylserine decarboxylase, giving the protein MSLFDTIRNTIVPIHKEGYVFVAAFFVASLVLGWISEPLFWVGLVLTAWCAYFFRDPERVTPQDDDLIISPADGKVSAVQTVVPPLELELGKEPMVRISVFMNVFNCHVNRAPVRGRIVNVAYRPGLFLNAEVDKASEDNERNGLVIETAHGKVGVVQIAGMVARRIVCWVKPNEPVDAGERFGLIRFGSRLDIFLPEGFQPRVSVGQTAVAGETVLAEFGSAKGPVISRRG